One segment of Thermococcus sp. AM4 DNA contains the following:
- a CDS encoding ribbon-helix-helix domain-containing protein yields MGRVKTSVYVDEELWREFKELALREGSEVSKLLEEAIRNYIVRELINVDDSDIPIWFEPVKVRGKPASEIVREMRDEREKSLLGQ; encoded by the coding sequence ATGGGCAGGGTAAAGACGAGCGTTTACGTTGACGAGGAGCTGTGGAGAGAATTTAAAGAGCTGGCCCTTCGGGAGGGAAGTGAAGTTAGCAAACTGCTGGAAGAGGCAATAAGGAACTACATAGTCAGGGAGCTGATAAACGTTGACGACTCGGACATCCCAATATGGTTCGAGCCGGTTAAAGTTAGGGGAAAGCCAGCATCAGAGATAGTGAGGGAGATGAGGGATGAACGGGAGAAAAGCCTACTTGGACAGTAG
- a CDS encoding type II toxin-antitoxin system VapC family toxin produces the protein MNGRKAYLDSSALIKRYVDENGSEVVKELYKKAYSGEVKLVTSLWNVGEALGVFDRKKRRGELDEKTHDFVRRALLADIKRLSTLGVLELVPVHSMLLADAWELIEGYHIYQADALQIVSAKYVGADAFYTADKRLHDVALKEGLNSILLGVRE, from the coding sequence ATGAACGGGAGAAAAGCCTACTTGGACAGTAGCGCACTCATCAAGCGCTACGTGGACGAGAATGGGAGTGAGGTCGTCAAGGAGCTATACAAGAAAGCCTACAGCGGGGAAGTCAAGCTTGTAACGAGTCTCTGGAATGTGGGAGAAGCACTCGGAGTCTTTGACAGAAAAAAGCGAAGAGGCGAGCTTGATGAGAAAACTCACGACTTCGTAAGGAGAGCCCTCCTTGCGGACATTAAACGACTCTCAACCCTTGGTGTTCTCGAACTCGTACCCGTCCATTCCATGCTCCTCGCCGATGCGTGGGAGTTGATTGAGGGGTATCACATTTATCAGGCAGACGCCTTGCAGATAGTTTCGGCGAAGTACGTTGGAGCCGATGCCTTTTACACCGCAGATAAGAGGCTTCACGATGTGGCCCTTAAAGAGGGCCTGAACTCAATCCTCCTGGGGGTGAGAGAATGA
- a CDS encoding archease: MRTWEHYEHTADIGVRGYGSTLEEAFEAVALGLFDVMVDVRKVEPRECREVEVEEEDLEALLYSFLEELLVLHDMEGLVFGDVRVRIEKTENGYRLKAKACGEVLDYEKHEPKEEVKAITYHDMRIEKLPDGRWMAQFVPDL, from the coding sequence ATGAGAACCTGGGAGCACTACGAGCACACGGCAGACATAGGCGTTCGCGGTTACGGCTCAACTCTGGAGGAGGCCTTCGAGGCGGTCGCGCTGGGTCTCTTCGACGTGATGGTGGACGTGAGGAAGGTCGAGCCGAGGGAGTGTCGCGAGGTTGAGGTGGAAGAAGAGGACCTGGAGGCGCTCCTGTACAGCTTCCTTGAGGAACTCCTGGTGCTCCACGACATGGAGGGGCTGGTCTTCGGCGACGTCAGGGTCAGGATAGAGAAGACAGAGAACGGCTACCGCCTCAAAGCGAAGGCCTGTGGAGAGGTCCTCGACTACGAGAAGCACGAGCCGAAGGAGGAAGTCAAGGCGATAACCTACCACGACATGAGGATTGAGAAGCTCCCCGACGGGAGATGGATGGCGCAGTTCGTCCCCGACCTGTGA
- a CDS encoding tRNA (cytosine(49)-C(5))-methyltransferase, which yields MSARDVIRETNPPFYERYSRLDDSDEFWEFMVKPLRQSIRVNTLKAPLEVVVERLREEFELEPIPWVREGFFINVDNLAKVPEHGLGLIFGQEASSMIPPVVLKPRPGELVLDMAAAPGSKTGQIAQYMENEGCIIANDPNRDRANVLIANLNRMGVLIARVTTRDGAKFARFENTFDRVLLDAPCSSVGMIRKSWRFLREWREKAVVKYMNIQKRLILAGYKALKPGGTLVYSTCTIDPLENEEVVDYLLRKTDARLEKIDLPVKTSEPVLEWEGKTYSDELRKALRIHPNDNDTEAFFIAKIVKPGDGE from the coding sequence ATGAGCGCGAGGGACGTTATCAGGGAAACCAATCCCCCATTTTACGAACGCTACTCAAGGCTCGACGATTCGGACGAGTTCTGGGAGTTCATGGTTAAGCCCCTCAGGCAGAGCATCAGGGTGAACACGCTCAAGGCACCGCTGGAGGTTGTGGTTGAGAGACTCAGAGAGGAGTTCGAGCTCGAGCCGATTCCCTGGGTCAGGGAGGGGTTCTTCATCAACGTTGACAACCTCGCGAAGGTCCCGGAGCACGGCCTCGGCTTAATCTTCGGCCAGGAAGCGAGCTCAATGATTCCGCCGGTGGTTCTCAAGCCGAGGCCGGGGGAGCTGGTTTTGGATATGGCCGCTGCGCCGGGCTCGAAGACCGGACAAATAGCCCAGTACATGGAGAACGAAGGCTGTATAATCGCCAACGACCCCAACAGGGACAGGGCCAACGTTCTGATAGCGAACCTCAACAGAATGGGGGTCCTGATAGCGAGGGTAACGACGAGAGACGGGGCCAAATTCGCGCGCTTCGAGAATACCTTCGACAGGGTTCTGCTCGATGCCCCCTGCTCCTCGGTGGGGATGATACGAAAGAGCTGGCGCTTCCTGAGGGAGTGGCGTGAGAAGGCCGTCGTCAAGTACATGAACATTCAGAAGAGGCTCATCTTGGCGGGCTACAAAGCGTTAAAGCCCGGCGGAACTCTCGTATACTCCACATGCACGATAGACCCGCTGGAGAACGAAGAGGTCGTTGACTACCTCCTGAGGAAGACCGACGCGAGGCTTGAAAAGATAGACCTGCCCGTGAAGACGAGCGAGCCCGTCCTTGAGTGGGAGGGGAAGACCTACTCGGACGAGCTGAGGAAGGCTTTGCGTATACACCCGAACGACAACGACACCGAGGCCTTCTTCATAGCGAAGATAGTCAAGCCGGGTGATGGGGAATGA
- a CDS encoding intein-containing RctB family protein codes for MVPLKRIDKIRWEIPKFDRRMRVPGRVYADDQLIEKMRQDRTLEQAANVAMLPGIYKYSIVMPDGHQGYGFPIGGVAAFDVKEGVISPGGVGYDINCLAPGSKVLTEHGYWIKVEEMPEKFKLQGLRVYDVDEGHNDFSQVAFVAERDVEENELAVRIITESGKVIEGSEDHPVLTPQGYVYLGNVKEGDEVLIYPFEGVEFEERKGVLLSEDDFKGEDGQIVKFLRERKLLPLRWDDPRIGTLARILGFAFGDGHLGEMDGRLYLSFYGKEETLKELKKDLERLGISANLYVRERDYHIETVSGEYEGRSVSAELRVTSRSFALLMEKLGMPRGRKAETLYNVPEWIKSAPLWVKRNFLAGLFAADGSIVEFKGNTPLPINLTQSKAEALEENLRGFMEEIAGLLAEFGIRTTVYRVKSKKGVTYRLALVGEESIRNFLGRINYEYDIEKKAKGLIAYAYLRFKERVRAERKRAAEIARRVYAETGSVAKAHEAVRDVVNKRFVERAIYEGEKEPRVPKDFPTFEEFARERGYEGGFVAEKVVKVERVRPSYEKFYDIGVYHRAHNFIANGVVVHNCGVRLIRTNLTEKEVRPRIKELVDTLFKNVPSGLGSKGRVRLHWTQLDDVLADGAKWAVDNGYGWKEDLEHLEEGGRMEGADPNAVSQRAKQRGAPQLGSLGSGNHFLEVQVVDKIYDEEIAKAYGLFEGQVVVMVHTGSRGLGHQVASDYLRIMEKANRKYGIPWPDRELVSVPFQSEEGQRYFSAMKAAANFAWANRQMITHWVRESFEEVFRRKAEDMEMHIVYDVAHNIAKVEEHEVDGRKVKVVVHRKGATRAFPAGHPDVPRAYRDVGQPVLIPGSMGTASYVLAGAEGSMRETFGSSCHGAGRLLSRKAATRQYRGDRLRNELMRRGIYVRAASLRVVAEEAPGAYKSVDNVVNVVHQAGIAKLVARMRPMGVAKG; via the coding sequence ATGGTTCCGCTGAAGAGGATTGACAAAATCCGCTGGGAGATTCCGAAGTTCGACAGGAGAATGCGCGTTCCGGGCAGGGTTTATGCTGACGACCAGCTCATCGAGAAGATGCGGCAGGACAGGACGCTGGAGCAGGCCGCCAACGTTGCCATGCTCCCGGGCATCTACAAGTACTCCATAGTGATGCCCGACGGGCATCAGGGCTACGGCTTCCCGATTGGCGGCGTCGCCGCGTTCGACGTAAAGGAAGGTGTGATAAGCCCCGGAGGCGTCGGATACGACATTAACTGCCTTGCCCCCGGCTCAAAAGTCCTCACGGAGCACGGATACTGGATTAAGGTTGAGGAAATGCCCGAAAAGTTCAAGCTCCAGGGTCTGAGGGTCTACGACGTTGACGAGGGCCACAATGATTTCTCACAGGTTGCCTTCGTCGCCGAGAGGGACGTCGAGGAGAACGAGCTCGCGGTGAGAATCATCACCGAGTCAGGAAAGGTCATCGAGGGCAGTGAAGACCACCCGGTTCTAACCCCCCAGGGCTACGTTTACCTCGGCAACGTCAAGGAGGGGGATGAAGTCCTCATTTATCCGTTCGAGGGCGTTGAGTTCGAGGAGCGGAAGGGCGTTCTCCTAAGCGAGGATGACTTTAAGGGCGAGGACGGCCAAATAGTGAAGTTCCTGCGCGAGAGAAAGCTACTTCCGCTCCGCTGGGACGACCCGAGGATAGGAACCCTCGCGAGAATCCTCGGCTTCGCCTTCGGCGATGGTCACCTCGGCGAGATGGACGGCAGGCTCTACCTGAGCTTCTACGGGAAGGAGGAGACGCTGAAGGAGCTCAAGAAAGACCTTGAGAGGCTCGGCATCAGCGCGAACCTCTACGTGCGCGAGAGGGACTACCACATCGAAACGGTGAGTGGCGAGTACGAGGGCAGGAGCGTTTCAGCAGAGCTGAGGGTCACCTCAAGGAGCTTCGCCCTGCTCATGGAGAAGCTCGGAATGCCGAGAGGTAGGAAAGCGGAAACCCTGTACAACGTCCCTGAATGGATTAAGAGCGCGCCCCTCTGGGTGAAGAGGAACTTCTTGGCGGGTCTCTTCGCGGCCGACGGAAGCATCGTCGAGTTCAAGGGCAACACTCCACTTCCGATAAACCTCACCCAGTCAAAGGCGGAGGCGCTTGAAGAAAACCTCAGAGGGTTCATGGAGGAAATAGCAGGACTTTTGGCGGAGTTTGGCATCAGAACAACGGTTTACAGGGTCAAGTCGAAGAAGGGCGTAACGTACAGGCTGGCCCTCGTTGGAGAAGAGAGCATCAGGAACTTCCTCGGCAGGATAAACTACGAGTACGACATCGAGAAGAAGGCGAAAGGCTTAATCGCCTACGCCTATCTGAGGTTCAAGGAGCGCGTTAGGGCCGAGAGGAAGAGAGCCGCCGAAATCGCGAGAAGGGTTTACGCCGAGACCGGAAGCGTAGCAAAGGCCCACGAGGCCGTCAGAGATGTCGTCAACAAGCGCTTCGTAGAGAGGGCAATATACGAGGGTGAGAAAGAACCGCGCGTCCCCAAGGATTTCCCGACCTTTGAGGAGTTCGCGCGCGAGAGGGGCTACGAGGGCGGCTTCGTCGCCGAGAAGGTCGTTAAAGTCGAGAGGGTTAGGCCAAGCTACGAGAAGTTCTATGACATCGGCGTCTACCACAGGGCGCACAACTTCATAGCCAACGGAGTTGTCGTTCACAACTGCGGCGTCAGACTGATTAGAACGAATTTAACGGAAAAAGAAGTCAGACCAAGGATAAAGGAGCTCGTTGACACGCTCTTCAAAAACGTCCCGAGCGGACTTGGAAGCAAGGGAAGGGTGAGGCTCCACTGGACCCAGCTCGACGACGTCTTAGCGGACGGCGCCAAGTGGGCCGTTGACAACGGCTACGGCTGGAAGGAGGATTTGGAGCACCTTGAGGAAGGCGGGAGGATGGAAGGTGCCGACCCGAACGCCGTCAGCCAGAGGGCGAAGCAGAGGGGAGCGCCACAGCTCGGCTCCCTCGGCTCCGGAAATCACTTCCTCGAGGTTCAGGTCGTTGACAAAATCTACGACGAGGAGATAGCCAAGGCGTACGGCCTCTTCGAGGGGCAGGTTGTGGTAATGGTCCACACCGGTTCGCGCGGTCTCGGCCACCAGGTGGCGAGCGACTACCTCAGGATAATGGAGAAGGCCAACAGGAAGTACGGAATCCCCTGGCCCGACCGCGAGCTGGTGAGCGTTCCCTTCCAGAGCGAAGAAGGTCAGAGGTACTTCAGCGCGATGAAAGCTGCCGCGAACTTCGCCTGGGCCAACAGGCAGATGATAACCCACTGGGTCAGGGAGAGCTTTGAGGAGGTCTTCAGGAGGAAAGCGGAAGACATGGAGATGCACATCGTCTACGACGTGGCACACAATATAGCCAAGGTGGAGGAGCACGAGGTCGACGGGAGGAAGGTTAAGGTCGTCGTCCACAGGAAGGGAGCGACGAGGGCCTTCCCGGCAGGCCACCCGGACGTGCCAAGGGCTTACCGCGACGTCGGACAGCCGGTTCTGATTCCGGGCTCGATGGGAACGGCGAGCTACGTCTTAGCTGGAGCCGAGGGTTCGATGAGGGAGACCTTCGGAAGCTCCTGCCACGGCGCAGGAAGACTGCTCAGCAGAAAGGCCGCAACGAGGCAGTACCGCGGTGACAGGCTCAGGAACGAGCTCATGAGGCGCGGCATCTACGTCCGCGCGGCTTCGCTCAGAGTCGTCGCAGAGGAGGCCCCCGGAGCCTACAAGAGCGTCGATAACGTCGTTAACGTCGTCCACCAGGCTGGCATAGCGAAGCTCGTCGCCAGGATGCGCCCGATGGGCGTGGCGAAGGGCTGA